One window of the Vigna radiata var. radiata cultivar VC1973A chromosome 1, Vradiata_ver6, whole genome shotgun sequence genome contains the following:
- the LOC106771026 gene encoding uncharacterized protein LOC106771026 isoform X2 → MQEDSGSGPSRHSNKDEIWLPVIKSLPRSVVVLLFPAVLIIGVLAYTRETQPTLSGISSTKSSLSTTRTFKIPFSVQRETPLNCNVYNLTRTCPTNQDPIKEDDQSRPSGATCPDYFRWIEEDLRPWAYTGITQEMVERAKQPPPLFRYCGNDDTLDIVFPDWSFWGWAEVNIKPWEILLGELKKGNERIPWLNREPYAYWKGNPSVAETREDLMKCNVSQNQEWNARLYAQNWKRESEEGFKKSELASQCTHRYKVYIEGSAWSVSEKYILACDSATLLVKPHYYDFFSRGLIPGHHYWPIKEDDKCRSIKFAVDWGNSHNQRAHQIGKAGSEFIQEELKMDFVYDYMFHLLNAYAKLFTYKPSISGNATELCVESMVCGAEGLEKKFMMESLVKGPADTDPCTMPAPFDPPSLYAQLQRKKSSIQQIESWERSYWENQNITS, encoded by the exons ATGCAAGAGGACAGCGGATCGGGGCCTTCTCGTCATTCCAATAAGGACGAAATCTGGTTGCCGGTCATAAAATCTCTGCCACGATCCGTGGTGGTTCTCCTCTTCCCCGCCGTGCTCATCATCGGCGTGTTGGCTTACACGCGTGAGACACAA CCTACACTTTCTGGAATTTCATCTACCAAATCTTCATTAAGCACCACACGTACCTTCAAAATCCCTTTCAGTGTTCAAAGAGAGACTCCATTGAACTGCAATGTATACAACCTCACAAGAACATGCCCAACCAATCAAGACCCAATCAAAGAGGATGATCAGAGCCGTCCATCCGGTGCCACGTGTCCAGACTACTTCCGTTGGATTGAGGAGGACTTGAGACCGTGGGCCTACACAGGCATAACACAAGAGATGGTGGAGAGGGCAAAG CAGCCACCACCATTGTTTCGATACTGTGGAAATGATGATACCTTGGACATTGTCTTCCCTGATTGGTCTTTCTGGGGATG GGCTGAGGTTAATATAAAGCCATGGGAGATTTTGCTGGGAGAGTTGAAAAAAGGGAACGAGAGAATACCATGGCTCAACAGAGAGCCTTATGCATACTGGAAAGGTAATCCATCTGTTGCAGAAACCAGAGAAGACCTCATGAAATGCAATGTTTCTCAAAATCAAGAATGGAATGCTCGTTTATATGCTCAG AATTGGAAACGAGAATCAGAAGAAGGGTTTAAGAAATCAGAATTGGCAAGCCAATGCACTCATAG ATATAAGGTGTACATTGAAGGTTCTGCTTGGTCAGTGAGTGAAAAATATATCTTGGCATGTGACTCCGCCACTCTACTTGTGAAGCCACATTACTATGATTTTTTCTCAAGAGGACTCATACCAGGGCACCACTATTGGCCCATAAAGGAAGATGACAAGTGCAGGTCCATTAAGTTTGCTGTAGATTGGGGGAACAGTCACAATCAAAGG GCACATCAAATTGGAAAGGCAGGAAGTGAATTCATTCAAGAAGAGTTGAAGATGGATTTTGTGTACGACTACATGTTTCATCTTCTGAATGCATATGCTAAACTGTTCACATACAAACCCTCCATTAGTGGTAATGCTACTGAACTGTGTGTGGAGTCAATGGTTTGTGGAGCAGAAGGAttggaaaagaaatttatgatGGAATCATTGGTGAAGGGTCCTGCAGACACCGACCCTTGCACGATGCCTGCCCCTTTTGATCCTCCATCTTTGTACGCACAATTACAGAGAAAGAAAAGTTCAATTCAACAAATTGAATCATGGGAAAGAAGTTACTGGGAGAATCAAAACATAACATCTTAG
- the LOC106771026 gene encoding O-glucosyltransferase rumi homolog isoform X1, which produces MQEDSGSGPSRHSNKDEIWLPVIKSLPRSVVVLLFPAVLIIGVLAYTRETQPTLSGISSTKSSLSTTRTFKIPFSVQRETPLNCNVYNLTRTCPTNQDPIKEDDQSRPSGATCPDYFRWIEEDLRPWAYTGITQEMVERAKVTANFKLVILKGRAYLETYQKSFQTRDVFTLWGILQLLRRYPGKVPDLELMFDCVDWPVVLANQYSGSVSQQPPPLFRYCGNDDTLDIVFPDWSFWGWAEVNIKPWEILLGELKKGNERIPWLNREPYAYWKGNPSVAETREDLMKCNVSQNQEWNARLYAQNWKRESEEGFKKSELASQCTHRYKVYIEGSAWSVSEKYILACDSATLLVKPHYYDFFSRGLIPGHHYWPIKEDDKCRSIKFAVDWGNSHNQRAHQIGKAGSEFIQEELKMDFVYDYMFHLLNAYAKLFTYKPSISGNATELCVESMVCGAEGLEKKFMMESLVKGPADTDPCTMPAPFDPPSLYAQLQRKKSSIQQIESWERSYWENQNITS; this is translated from the exons ATGCAAGAGGACAGCGGATCGGGGCCTTCTCGTCATTCCAATAAGGACGAAATCTGGTTGCCGGTCATAAAATCTCTGCCACGATCCGTGGTGGTTCTCCTCTTCCCCGCCGTGCTCATCATCGGCGTGTTGGCTTACACGCGTGAGACACAA CCTACACTTTCTGGAATTTCATCTACCAAATCTTCATTAAGCACCACACGTACCTTCAAAATCCCTTTCAGTGTTCAAAGAGAGACTCCATTGAACTGCAATGTATACAACCTCACAAGAACATGCCCAACCAATCAAGACCCAATCAAAGAGGATGATCAGAGCCGTCCATCCGGTGCCACGTGTCCAGACTACTTCCGTTGGATTGAGGAGGACTTGAGACCGTGGGCCTACACAGGCATAACACAAGAGATGGTGGAGAGGGCAAAGGTAACAGCAAACTTCAAGTTGGTGATATTGAAGGGTAGGGCTTATTTGGAGACCTACCAGAAGTCCTTCCAAACAAGGGATGTCTTTACATTATGGGGCATTTTGCAGTTGTTAAGGAGGTACCCTGGAAAAGTTCCTGATTTGGAACTCATGTTTGATTGTGTGGATTGGCCTGTGGTTTTAGCTAACCAATACAGTGGTTCTGTTTCTCAGCAGCCACCACCATTGTTTCGATACTGTGGAAATGATGATACCTTGGACATTGTCTTCCCTGATTGGTCTTTCTGGGGATG GGCTGAGGTTAATATAAAGCCATGGGAGATTTTGCTGGGAGAGTTGAAAAAAGGGAACGAGAGAATACCATGGCTCAACAGAGAGCCTTATGCATACTGGAAAGGTAATCCATCTGTTGCAGAAACCAGAGAAGACCTCATGAAATGCAATGTTTCTCAAAATCAAGAATGGAATGCTCGTTTATATGCTCAG AATTGGAAACGAGAATCAGAAGAAGGGTTTAAGAAATCAGAATTGGCAAGCCAATGCACTCATAG ATATAAGGTGTACATTGAAGGTTCTGCTTGGTCAGTGAGTGAAAAATATATCTTGGCATGTGACTCCGCCACTCTACTTGTGAAGCCACATTACTATGATTTTTTCTCAAGAGGACTCATACCAGGGCACCACTATTGGCCCATAAAGGAAGATGACAAGTGCAGGTCCATTAAGTTTGCTGTAGATTGGGGGAACAGTCACAATCAAAGG GCACATCAAATTGGAAAGGCAGGAAGTGAATTCATTCAAGAAGAGTTGAAGATGGATTTTGTGTACGACTACATGTTTCATCTTCTGAATGCATATGCTAAACTGTTCACATACAAACCCTCCATTAGTGGTAATGCTACTGAACTGTGTGTGGAGTCAATGGTTTGTGGAGCAGAAGGAttggaaaagaaatttatgatGGAATCATTGGTGAAGGGTCCTGCAGACACCGACCCTTGCACGATGCCTGCCCCTTTTGATCCTCCATCTTTGTACGCACAATTACAGAGAAAGAAAAGTTCAATTCAACAAATTGAATCATGGGAAAGAAGTTACTGGGAGAATCAAAACATAACATCTTAG
- the LOC106774979 gene encoding 50S ribosomal protein L6, chloroplastic, whose protein sequence is MASSVTSSFRISNLKTVFVGETNKLRVSSVPGAQVGFVRKTVECKESRIGKQRITVPSNVTVNLEGQDIQVKGPLGELALTYPREVLVEREETGTLRVRKAVETRRANQMHGLFRTLTNNLVVGVSQGFEKKLQLVGVGYRAMVEGNDVVLNLGFSHPVKMEIPSGLKVKVEENTRITVSGFDKSEVGQFAASIRKWRPPEPYKGKGVKYADEIVRRKEGKAGKKK, encoded by the exons ATGGCTTCCTCTGTTACTTCCTCTTTTCGTATAAG CAATTTGAAGACTGTTTTCGTGGGTGAGACAAATAAGCTCAGAGTGTCTAGTGTTCCTGGTGCTCAAGTTGGTTTCGTTAGAAAAACTGTAGAATGTAAGGAATCAAGAATTGGGAAGCAACGTATTACTGTGCCATCAAATGTTACGGTCAATTTGGAAGGACAGGATATACAAGTGAAAGGTCCTTTGGGTGAACTTGCATTAACTTATCCTCGAGAAGTGTTGGTTGAGAGGGAAGAGACTGGGACTTTAAGGGTTAGAAAGGCAGTTGAAACCCGAAGAGCCAATCAAATGCATGGGCTTTTCAG GACGCTTACAAACAACCTGGTTGTTGGAGTATCTCAAGGTTTTGAAAAGAAGCTTCAACTTGTTGGTGTCGGTTATCGTGCTATGGTAGAAGGAAACGACGTGGTGCTGAATCTTGGATTTTCTCATCCTGTTAAGATGGAAATCCCTAGTGGCCTCAAAGTGAAAGTGGAAGAAAACACCAGAATCACAGTTAGTGGGTTTGATAAATCTGAGGTTGGCCAGTTTGCTGCTTCTATTAGGAAATGGAGACCCCCAGAACCATACAAAGGAAAGGGTGTCAAATATGCTGATGAAATTGTAAGGAGAAAGGAAGGAAAAGCAGGGAAGAAGAAGTAA
- the LOC106768218 gene encoding heavy metal-associated isoprenylated plant protein 31, producing the protein MSNMIEVRVPNLDCEGCASKLKKALFKLKGVDEVEVEMESQKITVRGYGLEEKKVLKAIKRSGKVAEPWPFPGHAHFSSFYKYPSYIVNHYYDAYKSEATNGVHSFFHTPAVYSVAVASDEAFASLFSDDNPHACTIM; encoded by the exons ATGTCT AATATGATAGAGGTGAGAGTTCCAAATCTTGATTGTGAAGGATGTGCTTCAAAACTAAAGAAAGCTCTCTTCAAACTTAAAG GAGTAGATGAGGTAGAAGTTGAAATGGAATCACAGAAAATAACAGTGAGGGGCTATGGCTTGGAGGAAAAGAAGGTTCTGAAGGCAATCAAACGTTCAGGGAAAGTGGCAGAACCATGGCCATTTCCAGGGCATGctcatttttcttcattttacaaGTATCCTAGTTACATTGTTAACCATTACTATGATGCATACAAAAGTGAAGCTACCAATGGAGTTCACAGTTTCTTCCACACCCCTGCTGTATATTCAGTTGCTGTGGCATCTGATGAAGCATTTGCTTCTCTCTTCAGTGATGATAACCCTCATGCTTGCACCATAATGTAA